The following coding sequences are from one Capsicum annuum cultivar UCD-10X-F1 chromosome 3, UCD10Xv1.1, whole genome shotgun sequence window:
- the LOC107864312 gene encoding eEF1A lysine and N-terminal methyltransferase isoform X1, with protein sequence MGKKHQKNLQNQEELLKTLGDFTSKENWDSFFSIRGSDNAFEWYAEWPQLKEPLLSNLIGPSSNNDGNTDKEMFILVPGCGNSKLSEYLYDEGFCNITNVDFSKVVISDMLRRNIRKRPVMKWRVMDMTNMQFANESFGAILDKGGLDALMEPELGSKLGTQYLSEVKRLLKVGGRFFCLTLAESHVLGLLFPKFRYGWKMVIHPIAMKPSDKSSLQTFMVVAEKENSPTLCQIVSTVNQSSFGGPKSQVHGLCQALEEENKIRADYSSGSDITYALEDLKIGVEGNLAELCPNRRIQLSLGEPGISLFCYRAVLLDARKDFGPFTYHCAVFLVPKARAREWLFSSEEGQWVVVESSNAARLIMIFLDSSHLDASTEDIQKDLSPLIMQLAPGNFDDEAQIPFMEASDGIKQRKIIIEITSPLTGPIIVDDVIYEKVDDNISRLFASEDVIFRRLTFQRTENLVQSEAVLSREGPPNSVADITQKIGRSTSKSKKKGNQKKSGSNSSSSDGLSSDLKVDHSYLASSYHTGIISGFTLISSHLDDLASMGGMVRSVVIGLGAGLLPMFLHKHLNFAEIEVLELDPVVVDLARDYFDFRDDERLKVHVTDGLKYVKDSADAVTNDLSKSKVPSSNGNSIPSSAPLKSTEKIDILIVDVDSSDSSSGLSCPAADFVEESFLMAAKDSLSDQGLFVINLVSRSQAIKDSIYSKLKSVFPHLFHLQLDEDVNEVIFALKTETCTVEDKLHEASQRLARLSNLENSSWGQDITETTSKIKRLR encoded by the exons ATGGGTAAAAAGCACCAaaaaaatctccaaaatcaaGAAGAATTGCTAAAAACATTAGGAGATTTCACAAGCAAAGAGAATTGGGACAGTTTTTTCAGTATAAGAGGCTCAGATAATGCATTTGAATGGTATGCAGAGTGGCCACAACTGAAAGAACCACTACTCTCTAACCTCATTGGGCCATCATCAAACAATGATGGCAATACTGATAAAGAAATGTTCATTCTTGTTCCTGGTTGTGGGAATTCAAAGCTCTCTGAGTATCTTTATGATGAAGGGTTTTGTAATATTACTAATGTTGATTTCTCGAAAGTTGTTATTTCGGATATGTTGAGGAGGAATATTAGGAAGAGACCTGTTATGAAGTGGCGCGTTATGGACATGACGAATATGCAG TTTGCAAATGAGAGCTTTGGCGCCATTCTCGACAAGGGAGGATTAGATGCTTTAATGGAGCCTGAGCTTGGATCAAAGTTAGGAACTCAATATTTGTCTGAG GTTAAAAGATTGCTAAAAGTCGGGGGGAGATTTTTTTGCCTCACTTTGGCCGAATCTCATGTATTAG GCTTACTCTTCCCAAAGTTTCGGTATGGGTGGAAAATGGTGATTCATCCCATTGCTATGAAACCATCTGACAAGTCGAGCCTACAGACTTTTATGGTGGTAGCCGAGAAAGAAAATTCTCCCACATTGTGCCAAATAGTGTCAACTGTTAATCAGTCGTCCTTTGGTGGTCCAAAGAGCCAG GTACATGGACTCTGTCAAGcacttgaagaagaaaataaaatacgtGCAGATTATTCCAGTGGTTCTGATATAACGTATGCACTAGAAGACTTGAAAATTGGAGTTGAGGGAAATCTGGCAGAGCTTTGTCCAAATCGTAGAATTCAGCTTAGTTTAGGTGAACCTGGGATTTCCCTATTCTGTTACAGAGCTGTGCTTCTTGATGCCCGAAAGGACTTTGGACCTTTTACATATCATTGTGCTGTGTTTCTTGTTCCAAAG GCTCGAGCTCGTGAGTGGCTGTTCTCTTCAGAAGAAGGACAATGGGTAGTTGTTGAAAGCTCCAATGCTGCTCGTCTAATAATG ATTTTCTTGGATTCTAGCCATTTGGATGCCAGTACGGAAGATATCCAG AAAGATCTCTCTCCTCTGATAATGCAATTGGCGCCGGGTAATTTTGACGATGAAGCTCAGATACC TTTCATGGAAGCAAGTGATGGAATCAAGCAGCGAAAGATTATTATAGAG ATCACATCTCCCTTGACTGGTCCAATTATTGTAGATGATGTGATCTATGAGAAAGTTGATGACAATATTAGCCGGCTCTTTGCATCCGAGGATGTGATATTTCGTCGACTTACTTTCCAAAGAACGGAAAATTTAGTTCAATCTGAGGCTGTTCTATCAAGAGAAGGACCACCAAACTCGGTTGCTGATATTACTCAGAAGATAGGCCGGTCAActtcaaaatccaagaaaaaaggAAATCAGAAAAAATCTGGGTCTAATTCCTCATCGTCTGATG GATTGAGCAGCGATTTGAAAGTTGACCATAGTTACTTGGCCAGTTCATATCATACTGGAATCATATCCGGTTTTACATTGATATCTTCTCATTTGGATGATTTGGCATCTATGGGAGGCATG GTTAGATCGGTAGTAATTGGTCTTGGAGCAGGATTGCTTCCCATGTTTCTACATAAGCACCTGAATTTTGCAGAGATCGAG GTGTTGGAGTTAGATCCTGTGGTTGTTGATCTTGCTAGAGACTATTTTGATTTTAGAGATGATGAACGGTTAAAG GTACACGTGACTGATGGTTTAAAGTATGTTAAGGATTCAGCAGATGCAGTTACAAATGACCTTTCCAAGTCAAAGGTCCCTTCTTCCAATGGTAATTCCATCCCGTCCAGTGCACCACTTAAAAGCACGGAAAAAATTGACATTCTCATTGTTGATGTGGACTCTTCAGACTCGAG TTCTGGTTTAAGTTGTCCTGCTGCGGACTTTGTTGAAGAGTCTTTTCTTATGGCAGCAAAAGATTCTCTTTCTGATCAAGGTCTATTTGTCATAAATTTAGTGTCGAGATCACAAGCCATCAAAGATTCTATTTACTCCAAATTGAAGTCG GTGTTTCCGCATCTCTTCCACCTTCAGCTGGACGAAGATGTCAACGAAGTTATTTTCGCTCTTAAGACGGAGACATGTACGGTGGAGGATAAACTTCACGAGGCTTCTCAGCGACTTGCAAGATTATCAAACCTAGAGAACTCCTCATGGGGCCAAGACATAACTGAAACCACTAGCAAGATCAAAAGGCTGAGGTGA
- the LOC107864312 gene encoding eEF1A lysine and N-terminal methyltransferase isoform X2, whose translation MQFANESFGAILDKGGLDALMEPELGSKLGTQYLSEVKRLLKVGGRFFCLTLAESHVLGLLFPKFRYGWKMVIHPIAMKPSDKSSLQTFMVVAEKENSPTLCQIVSTVNQSSFGGPKSQVHGLCQALEEENKIRADYSSGSDITYALEDLKIGVEGNLAELCPNRRIQLSLGEPGISLFCYRAVLLDARKDFGPFTYHCAVFLVPKARAREWLFSSEEGQWVVVESSNAARLIMIFLDSSHLDASTEDIQKDLSPLIMQLAPGNFDDEAQIPFMEASDGIKQRKIIIEITSPLTGPIIVDDVIYEKVDDNISRLFASEDVIFRRLTFQRTENLVQSEAVLSREGPPNSVADITQKIGRSTSKSKKKGNQKKSGSNSSSSDGLSSDLKVDHSYLASSYHTGIISGFTLISSHLDDLASMGGMVRSVVIGLGAGLLPMFLHKHLNFAEIEVLELDPVVVDLARDYFDFRDDERLKVHVTDGLKYVKDSADAVTNDLSKSKVPSSNGNSIPSSAPLKSTEKIDILIVDVDSSDSSSGLSCPAADFVEESFLMAAKDSLSDQGLFVINLVSRSQAIKDSIYSKLKSVFPHLFHLQLDEDVNEVIFALKTETCTVEDKLHEASQRLARLSNLENSSWGQDITETTSKIKRLR comes from the exons ATGCAG TTTGCAAATGAGAGCTTTGGCGCCATTCTCGACAAGGGAGGATTAGATGCTTTAATGGAGCCTGAGCTTGGATCAAAGTTAGGAACTCAATATTTGTCTGAG GTTAAAAGATTGCTAAAAGTCGGGGGGAGATTTTTTTGCCTCACTTTGGCCGAATCTCATGTATTAG GCTTACTCTTCCCAAAGTTTCGGTATGGGTGGAAAATGGTGATTCATCCCATTGCTATGAAACCATCTGACAAGTCGAGCCTACAGACTTTTATGGTGGTAGCCGAGAAAGAAAATTCTCCCACATTGTGCCAAATAGTGTCAACTGTTAATCAGTCGTCCTTTGGTGGTCCAAAGAGCCAG GTACATGGACTCTGTCAAGcacttgaagaagaaaataaaatacgtGCAGATTATTCCAGTGGTTCTGATATAACGTATGCACTAGAAGACTTGAAAATTGGAGTTGAGGGAAATCTGGCAGAGCTTTGTCCAAATCGTAGAATTCAGCTTAGTTTAGGTGAACCTGGGATTTCCCTATTCTGTTACAGAGCTGTGCTTCTTGATGCCCGAAAGGACTTTGGACCTTTTACATATCATTGTGCTGTGTTTCTTGTTCCAAAG GCTCGAGCTCGTGAGTGGCTGTTCTCTTCAGAAGAAGGACAATGGGTAGTTGTTGAAAGCTCCAATGCTGCTCGTCTAATAATG ATTTTCTTGGATTCTAGCCATTTGGATGCCAGTACGGAAGATATCCAG AAAGATCTCTCTCCTCTGATAATGCAATTGGCGCCGGGTAATTTTGACGATGAAGCTCAGATACC TTTCATGGAAGCAAGTGATGGAATCAAGCAGCGAAAGATTATTATAGAG ATCACATCTCCCTTGACTGGTCCAATTATTGTAGATGATGTGATCTATGAGAAAGTTGATGACAATATTAGCCGGCTCTTTGCATCCGAGGATGTGATATTTCGTCGACTTACTTTCCAAAGAACGGAAAATTTAGTTCAATCTGAGGCTGTTCTATCAAGAGAAGGACCACCAAACTCGGTTGCTGATATTACTCAGAAGATAGGCCGGTCAActtcaaaatccaagaaaaaaggAAATCAGAAAAAATCTGGGTCTAATTCCTCATCGTCTGATG GATTGAGCAGCGATTTGAAAGTTGACCATAGTTACTTGGCCAGTTCATATCATACTGGAATCATATCCGGTTTTACATTGATATCTTCTCATTTGGATGATTTGGCATCTATGGGAGGCATG GTTAGATCGGTAGTAATTGGTCTTGGAGCAGGATTGCTTCCCATGTTTCTACATAAGCACCTGAATTTTGCAGAGATCGAG GTGTTGGAGTTAGATCCTGTGGTTGTTGATCTTGCTAGAGACTATTTTGATTTTAGAGATGATGAACGGTTAAAG GTACACGTGACTGATGGTTTAAAGTATGTTAAGGATTCAGCAGATGCAGTTACAAATGACCTTTCCAAGTCAAAGGTCCCTTCTTCCAATGGTAATTCCATCCCGTCCAGTGCACCACTTAAAAGCACGGAAAAAATTGACATTCTCATTGTTGATGTGGACTCTTCAGACTCGAG TTCTGGTTTAAGTTGTCCTGCTGCGGACTTTGTTGAAGAGTCTTTTCTTATGGCAGCAAAAGATTCTCTTTCTGATCAAGGTCTATTTGTCATAAATTTAGTGTCGAGATCACAAGCCATCAAAGATTCTATTTACTCCAAATTGAAGTCG GTGTTTCCGCATCTCTTCCACCTTCAGCTGGACGAAGATGTCAACGAAGTTATTTTCGCTCTTAAGACGGAGACATGTACGGTGGAGGATAAACTTCACGAGGCTTCTCAGCGACTTGCAAGATTATCAAACCTAGAGAACTCCTCATGGGGCCAAGACATAACTGAAACCACTAGCAAGATCAAAAGGCTGAGGTGA